Within Channa argus isolate prfri chromosome 4, Channa argus male v1.0, whole genome shotgun sequence, the genomic segment AGGACATCCTGGCTTGGCTTTCATTGCATTGCCTGCATCGGTCCttgtctgtgtgacatcagattTGAGTTCTCCAAGCCATCTGGCTTCTCACTCCCACTTTgtgcttccttccttcctccagGCATGGGCAAGAAGGATGATCCCAAGCTAATGCAAGAGTGGTTCAAGCTGGTGCAGGAGAAAAACGCCCTGGTCCGCTACGAATCTGAACTCATGATATTGTAAGTCTTGGACTGTTAAAGGTGATATGCAATACAAACAAATGGATTAGTCAAaggttcttttcattttcaagaaACATAGCTTAACTGCCTAACTGGTTGCTATGCCGACTCCTCTACTAACCAAGCAGCTAGTTAAATTTGGTCAATGGGTGGTGCTACAGCAGCATGGCAAGGGACCAACAAAGTCTGAAGGACTGATTACATCCCAACTGCAATTATAAATTAATGCAGGGTATACATGGAAAAAGTAATCTTCTTTATCCCCTCCTTATTTTTAGGATTAATTATGTTCCATCatgaattaacattttatatttttatgctaaaaataatttttctgcaTAATAATGATATGTGATCAAATTTGCAATCcatttagaaaaacaactttGCATCCTGATTGTATCCTGACAACTCATTAAATTACCCAATATTATCTCATTATCGGGTTCTAAGAGCTTTTAGACCAACATTTATCTTTTTAgcattaacaattaaaaaaaaaaatcctgcttaGATAAATGAAGAGACAgctgaaaacattaattttcaAAGCTGTAATTTATCAGTGAAACAAATTTAGCTCATCCACcttatttctttctgtctccaaGTGCCAGAGAGCTGGAGCTGGAAGATCGACAGAGCCGACTGCAGCAGGAACTCAGGGAGCGAATGGCTGTGGAAGGTGAATCTAGGAATGCTAATTCACCAACAGCCCACTCACTTTTTAGCCCTGTCTTGTCTGCCTGgtaaatgctttgttttcattGCCACTTTTAGACCACCTGAAGTCTGAGAAGGAGCTCGCTCAGGAGAAGCAGATTCTAAATGAGATGTTGGAGGTGGTGGAGCAGCGTGATGCTCTGGTAGCACTCCTGGAAGAGCAGAGGCTTCGGGAGaaggaggaagacaaagacCTGGAGTCTGTCATGCTTTCCAAAGGCTTCAATCTCAACTGGGCCTAAGAGGAAAAATAATTGCTTGTCAGGTTTTGAGAAAAGGATTTGACTTGTGATAGGTGGTCTCTGCCTTGCACGGACAACTTTGATCAGAATATTCTGCTGAACACCGACACAAGCAGTTGGTCTGAAactgtcacacctgcagcagTGAATGTGTAAAGATTCACAAGTTTGCAACGTTTACATATCCTCTGCCCAAAGGCAGTCCTAGTTAATCACTTTACGTTTTTGCTTATGCTGTCTCTCTGTGGGTGGAGAGGAGTGTACATTCACAACTTTATCATCCCAGCCTTGATGTGGGAGAATGTTCAAAGACTTGTTTCTATCATTATGTAAAGGGAAGAATGCAGTTCAGTCCTGCTGATGTAAAGAATTGTGCTTTTTGTGTATAGTTGTGTAGAGCAAATCGCATTTCAAGCGGAATAAGAGTTTCTCTTTTCTATAAAAGGACTGCTACAGAGGTGTTTAATTGCTAGTGTGACGTCTCCAGGCTCAATCATTTCTGTCTGACTGCAGGAATGATGTCCTCTGCTATAGCGGTTTCTTTACCCAGTAACTTCTGCATCTGTAACGAACCACAAAAACGTCTTGAAAggctcttttatttctttttttttaacccccaCCCCTAGACTGTTTAGTGCAGTAACAGTaagaattcatttaaaaagggtTGTGTTTCctgatgtatttattatttttgtttgcctttttacaaataaacatttttggtCATGTTGCTGTGCAATCAGAGGACAGTGCCCAGAATTTCATCATCTTCCACTAGTGCGTAACTTCATGCAGCCATAGCCATTGCATGTCAGGAGAGAAGGCTGCAGGCACACAGAACAACCACTGTCTTTGATACCTAGCACATAGAATAATGACTTAATCTGTATATGAACATCACGATACATGATTGGATAATAATGGGCCTCTCCCTGAGTTGCCAGTCATTCTGGCCATTTACAAATACTTGACCTCATTCAATACTGGATTGATTATGTCAACTCTTATTGTAAAACAATAGCAATGCAAAGGAGCTGTTGAAAAGATTCATCTTGgaacaaactgtattttttgaTCCATATATGAAACATTTCTACCGTATGTATTGACATTGTGATGTTATTATAATGCAGTCAGATTTTACTGTTGTTAATGATAGATCAGTTTAGCTCACACCATCATTTTGTCCCACAGGATTGTCTCCGTTGTCTGTTGATAAATATGCTGCAATATAAGAAGTAGATCGTGAGAACATTCACACTACACAACACTAACATCTGTATATGGCAGTGTTAAGCTTTTATTGTTGAAGaggcctttttcatttttattctcttaacttatattttcattttttagttttttttttttcgtgttTTTACTTCTTACTTGTTTTGAAGGTagtttaaatctgtgtgtgtcccactggaacttttttgtttttaaaaactttttgtaAATTGACAAACGCATCCTTTTAAATTGAAAGCTGCAGAAACGCGCTTTATGAGTGACATGTATCAAACCGGAGCATTATGGTTTATCTGATGGGTAGTCGGATCTCAAAGTCTTCTTGACAACTGTATAAAATGAATTCCAGTGGTCAGAAACACTAGAGGCTATATTTATGACTTGGTTTGAGCTGTGAATAAAAGTAACATAATTTCAAGGGTTGTTTCAGATGGTGTGTTAAGTTTGACATGATTGTATTGCTATTTATTAACGTGTGAAACTGTAcaatatgtaaagaaaatgaaTCCTAATTTTTAAACCGTTCTGACACATGACCTAATGTACGTGCTTAATGTAGCTAAAATACATAGGGACATTGGATGTATGCTGAAATGGCAATAAAACAAGTTGTTCTTTTCAATGTCTGTCCACTAAAGTCTCACCTTTTTATTTGCATGATTTTGGTTATGACAGATTAGTTGTAAGCTTTAATTGTAATCTAACACTAATGATTTTTGACTCATTATGCTCTGAAACCAATtgatacatttgtctttttttttctatagaaatggtaaatgtagaaaatgtcaATTATTAActtaatactgtacataatgtGTACCATTTTCCCagttattaatacatttattttcatttccacatttataaaaaacGAATTACTggattttcaaattaaaagcaccGACTGACACGAACTTATTTTGAAACCCACTGGGTAAAGTTAAGTTCCGGTCTTCGTCAGTGCGATAACCTGGACGCAGCTAAAGTGTGTGACGGTCAGAAGTAAGGAGAAATCACAGCTGCGCCTAAAAACAATGATTGCATCAAGTTTCAGGGACTGTCAGGTTAGTTGTGGACTTTCCCAACGAAATACGTCTATTGTGAAAAGACACACAATAGCCTGAGCGTGTCTGATACACGagaaaggaaatgtttgttGTGAAATGTCATTGTTTGTAGCAGGAAAAGAATTGACCGCAAACTAGAGCGAAAATATGGCTTTTTAACTACGACAAATTCTGCAGACTTTGTTTACTGCAGTGTTCGTTATTGCCTGTTTACGTTCCTGTAGGTACTTTAGTTTTTGCAGTATAGTTCTAACATACACGTATTTTACTTTGTAGGCTGAGTCAAATTTTAACCCCTGCCCATTGGAGTTATGTGATTTTACAGGCACAATTGTACACAGTCAGTCGCTTGTTCacgtgaaagaaaaacagaaaaactgtttcGTGCACACGAGCTTTTGTCTAAAGGTTTAATTTATTGCCCTTACTTCTGTTCCTTACAGGCGTGGAGGGCAGAGGGTCTTGGATTGTCCAGCACCAGCAATGAAGCTTGCAAACTATATGACGCAATACTCACGCAGGTGGACTGCATCACCCCCACAGATATCCATTGCCACATTAGCAATGTCTGCAGACTTTTACATATGTGAATAAACCAAAACTACATTTATCAGCATTTCCATTGTGTTTGCCTCCTAGTATGTGAAATGGCGGAATGATGAGACCTTGGGGGGATTTGAAGGATGCATTTCTGCTATGCAGTCTGCGGACCCTAACTTTGGTAAATAGCTACAGTACAGGTGTAGTCAAACatcctttatttaatttaaccttTAATCATTTAAGTACTGATGAAACATGACAGCAGGAAAAAACTGTGCAAGAACGTAGGTATTTTCAATGCTGGATCACTGAAGGCAATGAGCTTGAAGTATCAATAAATAGGCCAGTACTTTTcctgcaaatattttaaaatgtttgctaattaaaaaaggtttagtAGTTGGTTTTTAAGTTTGTACTTTACTGTGCCAGTTGTGGAAGAAGcatgacaaaaataacaatacagttatttaataaaatgtacttttggtGAGGAACTGAACTCAGTTACTTTCCACTGCTGAATTGTGTCTTTTCTGAAGCACCTGGTGACTCGTACTATCACAAATGTCTTTGCTAGTGCCCTTGTTCTTATACTCTTGGAtagaaaacaaagcatttggCGAATAACATTTGTCTGCCCTTATGTGGTCAATATGTGTTTACTACTGGTGCTGTTGCTGCAGAACTATTAAAATGTCAGACATGCTCTTATGGAACTGGTAAAGTATAATTAACGACTGAAATAAAGGACTTGTTTTGAAGTCAAATCACATAGTGACTTAGCAGTGACTcatctcattttaaataagtaCACGCAGGAGGGATGAAAATCTCATTTTATCCATGAAAAGAGATTGAGATCAGAGGCTCAAAGAAATTTCATGTTAACTGCAGAAGTAAAAGACCAGTGTTATTTGTTTTCTCCTTAGTTATGGGACATGTCATAAGTACGGGTCTGGAGCTGGTGGCAACGACAAGCTCCACCCGGCTGAATGAGCGTCTAGCGAGTGCTGTGAGACGAACAGTGGAGCTAGCCAATAGCCAGGACATCTCTTCCAGAGAGAAACTCCATGTCCGGGCCATGGAGCTCTTCTCACGCGGGTAAGAGCAAGAGCTGGGTTGCCAAAGGGTAACAAAAGAGGAATGAATTAGAATTCTGTCATATGTTGTTGCCACCTCCCAAAGAGGAGTCTCAAGAAAACACATGCTAAGAGGGAATAGGGCATATTTAGAACACCAACATGTGATGTGATTGTCCCCTATATCACAGTGTTTTTTACAAATACCTACTGCCTTGTCAGATACACAACTAGTCTGTTGGCTAATATTCATAATGTACATCATGTATGTTATGATTAAGTATTCTGTTTGAACCAATTGTCTAAGATGTCTTTTTAGACATTAGAGGACTACTAAATCTCTTTTATGTACGGGGGGATATTAATTAATCCCTGAGAACATCTTTGTGCCCACGTGTGCCTCATATCCACAGCACTGTGTGCCAAGGACTTTTGGCATTTGCATTCATTCTGCAAATTCTTTTTCCCCATATTATTATATAGCAAGGCATACATACAATATTGAGTAGACTACTTAATTATCAATATCTAAGGATACTTCTGCATTTGAGTGGGTTCTAATATCCTCACTTCATCACAGTGCATTTTGTTGACTCTGATGGGAAACTAATTCTGTCATTCTTCTTTGCcttaatgtatttttctcatgttttgtatttgttatagAAATTTTCCTAAAGCCTGTGATGTATGGGAGGACATTCTGGTGGATTACCCCACTGACATGCTGGCCCTCAAATTTTCCCACGATGCCTACTTTTACATGGGAGCCCAAACCCAGATGAGGGACTCTGTGGCCAGGGTGCTGCCTCATTGGAAACCACATACACCTCTGTCCAGGTACGCACGACAATGAAATATTGGAAAGCATTTCAGGTAACTTCCAAACAAGCTCACTGGAACACAATGCGACAAAGACGGGGCAAAagacagagcaaaaacaaacagagcaaaaacaaagcaaatagtGGAGTGAACGGTCACCCTGTGACCAGAACCACAACTCTACATTAATGTTGTAACTACTGGATGTGTAACAGGCAAATTTCTTGCTAACAGGTTCACAATATTCACTTAAAAGTTCAGAAAATATCACTATTGCGTTCCCCCAGTTACACAGAAAATCAGTTGTTACAGgtttaaatatgcatttaagGAGTTGCACATTAATATCATTAACATGCAGGAGACTGCATATAATTATCTCGACATCAATGCATGCATTAATGTCAGGATAATTAGGTGCGTAAATATAAAGCTACAGGGAATAATACGCCTttagtgtgttggtgtgtgaggTTAGTAAAGTTGTTCTTTCTGAGCAGGTGGAGTATGTGTCAAGAGGACTGTGTTGAGGTGCAGATGGTTACTGAACCATACTGACCTGCAGAGAGTAATTTCTCTCTCAGGGGGTACCCTCAGTCAATAACGCCTGTCCTTTATGGGTGATAACTTGCTGGGAATTATTGTTTTCTTCTACATCTTACCTTCAACAacacagtgaacacagtttaAAATTTTAGATGAGTCAGACAAAGAAAATCTAGTTCGTATTTAAAGATTTAATGGTGACAACCAAGCTTCACAGTTTCTAAGGGCtccaaagtgaaaatgaaaacaatttattgGCATGATCCAAAGTTAGTGATGGCAAACCAAGCTTATAATCAtcctaaatgtttaaaagtaaattggGGTAATGTCATGTCACTTATTTATGACCCTTAACTGTAATCTTTTTTGCTCAGGGCACAAAAGCCCAAAAAACAGCGTCTCCTTCTCATCATCCTAGATAAATATATTAGTGAGCAATGGTTATTTTCTTCCTATATCTTGaaataagatttgtttttgtgtttttgccctCAGCTATCTAAAAGGACTATATTCCTTTGGTCTCCTGGAGACTCGCTTCTACGACCAGGCTGAGAAAGTAGCTATGGAGGTGAGATGCTTTGTCCGTTAAACACAAAAGATGTACAACTACGCTCTCCAACAATGATCACACAGTAAATTAACACTTCTCTAACACTTTGAACAAAACAACCGTGAAgtgcttatttttttacagGCCTACATTAGTTTTGGCTTGGTGTACCTCATAAACTGGGTGTAGTCTGTGGAACACTCTGTTGCGATTATTGGAGCTAGGTGGTCCCAGCTGTCTGTGCCTGTGCTGATTGTCAGTTCAATTTGACAAGTAATTTGGTGTTGAATACCAATAATAAGGAGCTCATCCAGATTTTAGCAGCCACTGACTGTTGGCTGCTCAATGAATAATGCATACAAAGTAGCTGTGGCAAAAAGGTCACTTGAAAAAAGATTGAGGAACATGATAGATGACATGAAAGAAAGTAACTGGGAGTTAAGTATGCCATTATTTTTGAATTCTCATTTTTCTGTggcaagtaaaaaataaagccttttctgtctctgtattaCTACCCCTTGCTTTAAACAGTTCCACTCCCTTTTTCAGGGCCTTGCTATGACTCCAGATGATGCTTGGTCTGTCCACTCTGTAGCCCACGTTTATGAAATGAAGGCAGAGGTGGACAAAGGCTTGAAGTTCATGAAGAGTAGGGAGAAAGACTGGCAGGTGCAACCCCACAGTGATTCTATTTTCTGATaaattgcatttcatttattttgtccgCAGAGTGtaattacaaatttaaatagccttaagaaaaatatttaaaatatgtattgtttAATTCCAGGTATCTGACATCCTGGCCAGTCACAACTATTGGCATTGGGCTCTGTACTACATTGAAAAGGTAGATTCTAAGGAGTTTTCTCAGTCAAGCAAATAGTTGACAGTGGGAGTGTTTGTGGAACTTTTATTCATGATATCCTTTCTCCTGGGTAATTTGAAGCCTGGAGTTAATTATGTTGGGAGATTGATTTGTGTTCGCATCTGTGCAGCACAATCCATCACCCTCTCTTATTTCTCAAGTTTGAAgttatttatatttgtctttCTCACCTTGCCGTCCTCTTCTTGCTCTTCCTCCACAGGGGCAATACGAAGCTGCTCTGCAAATATACGATTCTGAGGTTGGTCTGTGTTGAGTTCGCACCAAAACTTTAATTGTACATCTGCTTGAGTGCACACTTTAAAGAGTCATGCATGTACTACACAGGGGATGCAGACTAAAAGCAATGCGTTGTACTTGTGAACCAGGAGGGCAAGCGTGGaaaaaatggaattcaaatccATGTGAAGATGTGAGAGCAAGAAAAGCACCCCCGCAACAGTGTCAACAGCCAAAGCTGGTTATTTTTTTAGTGACTCTAAAAATAGGATTAACAATTTGAAAGGGAAGCTCTTTGATGTCctgtaatgtcttttttttctctcacaacTGTAGTTTTGAACACAAAAGCTATTCGTACATCAAGTTAGCAGAAAATCTTGATTATTTAACATGTGTCAGGAAGACAGCAAGACATAAACATGTCTTGTTACATCCTTACGAGTGTGAATAGTAAAAGTGTGTCCTCTCTACCTACCTAAGGTATTCAGACGTTGCAAAGCCACAGGATCCATGTTGGACACTGTAGATGCCTGTTCAATGCTCTACAGACTTGAAATGGAAGGTGAGATATGGAGTAGCATGGGAATTCACAGAACAACTTGTTAAGGAAAGTTGTAATGTTCCCATCTGGTCATCACACTTGGCGTGTTGGGCATTACATActagactttgatttaaaatcagGAATTGATGTGTGTCATTGCACAATAACAATATATTTGTATGACACTGATTAGCTTGATCAAAATGCTGTAATAATTTCATATGTTAAGTGAAAGTGCTAAGAAACTACAGTAATCTGGGTTGTGATACCTCATTCATCTTGAGCTTGACAAGCTGTGTAATTAGCAGAATCTCTGAGCTCCCTCTTTTAATGTATACAAACTTTAACACAGACTTAAATCCACGGCggatatttaaaaatgttttatttagtatGTAGTATTTTCGTGCTTTGTTAACtgttgcaggtgtgtgtgtaaaggagCGCTGGTGGGAGCTCCTCCAGGTAACACAGTCTCACACCGACGATCATGTCACCATATTTAACGACCTTCACTTCCTCATGACGTCTCTGGGAGCAAAAGAGAGTGGTGCTTCGCAGCGTCTAGTGGAGGGCCTGCAGCAACTGGCCAAGTAAATTCTGCACCATATCCTTTCTTCACTGCACACCTTAGCACTCTGTAAGCCTTACATAACAGCCTCCCAGGCTTTATGTAAAATGAAGACAGAAATGAGGCTGAGCGTAGGATGGTGAGATAGAGAGCAGATGCAGTCAGAAAGAGACTTTAGAGTTGCAGTCCAAGTGAGGTCTTCCCTCTGTAGCAGATGTTGTACCAGTGGCTACTTCCTCTGTACAGTTTTGTGGTCCTAATGCGTTCTGGCATGCTAACCAGAGACAGCCAGTGCTTTCTCTATTTTATTTGATACACAACCCACAGAAAAGCTGCTATTTAAAACTGGGCTGTTAAATTGTTATGCTTCCCCCCTGTTACGTAATATAATGCAAGTCACACGAATTGGGAAATTATGCGTCTTCCTGGGAAAGCAGTTCTTGAAACTCAGTTCCTTAACACAGCTCTACTTAGAATCATCAGGCAAGCTGAAGACTGTTCGCGCTTTGCCTCTCACTTGTATTACTTTGGTTTGGAAGGATTGCACAGATTTACATAATCCATATTTTGCCATAATGTAATTTTACAGTCAGAGGCAGCGACTCTAAACATTACGTAATCCGAGAAAGCCTCACACGAGTCTAAAGCTCTGACAACTTTGTCAGTCTGCGGACACAAACCAGTGTGGtatttttctgtacattttttgaTTTGAAGAATTTTACATCAAACTTTATTATGAAAGAGAATACATGTTGACATCATTCATAGCTCTAATTATATTAAATGTCTTCATTGGGGCtgacaattaattaaaaaattttaatcGCAGACCATCTGTAATTAATTGTAAATAATTGCAAATTAATCGCATATTTCATCTGCTCAGACTTTGCTCTAAAGAGGCATTTTGAAGGGTGGACACAGTACTGAAGGTACTAAATTTTTTTAACTTGCTGTGTACCAAACTTGTAGTTGGCTATGgataaaaaatggaaatgcacCGACTGAATTTTTACAACAGCATAGTCACATATAATTTGTCCCTTATTTTATTATCTACATAAAATAGCATTTATGCTTGTTACCAGCTTTTTATTCGCCAAGTTGTATTTGTGTCTTATGGTACAGCAAGTGTTTTCCACCAGAGTGTCTCATCTCAGCTGGGATTCGTCTTTTTTTGTCATAcctgttttattaatttacacaAACAACCATACGCTCTGTTTTGGGTGTTTGGCATCAGTTTCAATTTAGCAATGCATTTACTGAGACTGCAAATGAAAACGCGTTCTGCCACAGTTCCACTGATTTGCATGTTAAGCAAGATGTGATGCACGACTATTTTGATGCATCTTACATGTTTGTTCAACAATTATTCACTCTGCCAAAAGAAGGCTGTATGtgaggaaatattttaaatagatcAACAATCAAACACAATATGAGAAATTTGTTCAGAAATGATGTTCAAAATTTATAGTGAACTTTTAAtccttttaatttttctaaCCTACCAGGCTACTTATTTAGTTGTAGATACTGGCTACTCTAGACCAGGCTGATGTGTGACAGTTAgtcaggaaaaacattttcaagcaGGGGGCCACTGAGGATACAGAAAGGGAAAGTTCTTGAAAACAACAGGTTGATCCAAGCTGCACTTTTATCTTTGAGAACTATGATAAAGTTACTTACTGTAACTTTGGATTGTTCAGTGCCTTGAAATGAGACCAATTGAATTTTCAGCTGAGctcttttattttagtttctgcACAAAATTTTGGTTTGGCCTGGTATGACAAAAACAGTTACACTGTTATAAATGGGTTGCAGATTCACgttttgtgtattttccaaCTTGGTGCAGTGTACAAACTGGGTACAAGTATCCTTGTCATCCAAGATTTATTTTTGGACAAATGTACAATCTAAAAAGATTTCCATCATGAGCACTAGTTTTAAAACCTTCTGGCTGAACCAAGAAATGTCTTTTCTAAAGCTACTACTTGTCATCACAGGAAGCCGGAGGACAACCAACAGCACCAACTGGCTAGGACTATTGGTGTACAGATGTGTCAGGCTATGATGGAATACGACCAGGGCAACTACAGTCAATCTGTGGAGCTACTGTATCCTCTACGCTACCGCATGGTAGAAATAGGTGGCAGTGATGCACAGGTAAGATTAATAGACGCACGGTAAAAGGAACCAAAATCAAGCTCAAACTCATCTGCAGATctaatatttacctttttagCCCTGAGCcgtttctttttattaattatgattgatgtttttgtacagtgttcCCTTTAGTAAAACAGTAATCCCTGTTGTTGCACAAATATATCAGGTGAGGAATGCACCTATGCATTAAAGCCAACGCCTTTCTGCTTCTGAAGATGCTACAGTATATAGTGTGGAGCACAGCGCTCCAACCTATTAATAATAAATCCATGTGATCAATACCAATGGACTTCACTGTATGGTTAGAAAACGATGTCTACAAAAGGGTAGAAGGAATCTATACGGTGTTGCAACTGGTCTGTATTACCTAATAGGTTTGTCTATTGTATTTTACAGAGGGACCTTTTCAATCTACTACTTATTCATGCAACCATGAAATCTGACAATAAGCATCACCAGAAACTTGGAAGGTAATACAGAACCCAGATTTCAGGCCAAACATTTTCTATCTAATGCATCTTGGCCATGCTTTTATGTGAGAATCTGCTAAGAGAATACAGGAGGCAAGATCTCAGAGTATTTGAACTAGTGGATTTCATCATGATGCTGTATAGTTGGAGCTGCCGTCCACTCTGAACACAAGCTCTATGATCTCATTATGTAACTGACATTTCCTGCCTGTACACCATGTTACGTTTTCATTTTTGATCAGGTTAGCCACTCAGTTTGTAGTCcctctgaaaatgtgtttctctgttgGTAATGTCTCGTGTTGTGCCAAATCCCTTAAGA encodes:
- the ttc38 gene encoding tetratricopeptide repeat protein 38 isoform X2; amino-acid sequence: MIASSFRDCQAWRAEGLGLSSTSNEACKLYDAILTQYVKWRNDETLGGFEGCISAMQSADPNFVMGHVISTGLELVATTSSTRLNERLASAVRRTVELANSQDISSREKLHVRAMELFSRGNFPKACDVWEDILVDYPTDMLALKFSHDAYFYMGAQTQMRDSVARVLPHWKPHTPLSSYLKGLYSFGLLETRFYDQAEKVAMEGLAMTPDDAWSVHSVAHVYEMKAEVDKGLKFMKSREKDWQVSDILASHNYWHWALYYIEKGQYEAALQIYDSEVFRRCKATGSMLDTVDACSMLYRLEMEGVCVKERWWELLQVTQSHTDDHVTIFNDLHFLMTSLGAKESGASQRLVEGLQQLAKKPEDNQQHQLARTIGVQMCQAMMEYDQGNYSQSVELLYPLRYRMVEIGGSDAQMSSGGA
- the ttc38 gene encoding tetratricopeptide repeat protein 38 isoform X1; this translates as MIASSFRDCQAWRAEGLGLSSTSNEACKLYDAILTQYVKWRNDETLGGFEGCISAMQSADPNFVMGHVISTGLELVATTSSTRLNERLASAVRRTVELANSQDISSREKLHVRAMELFSRGNFPKACDVWEDILVDYPTDMLALKFSHDAYFYMGAQTQMRDSVARVLPHWKPHTPLSSYLKGLYSFGLLETRFYDQAEKVAMEGLAMTPDDAWSVHSVAHVYEMKAEVDKGLKFMKSREKDWQVSDILASHNYWHWALYYIEKGQYEAALQIYDSEVFRRCKATGSMLDTVDACSMLYRLEMEGVCVKERWWELLQVTQSHTDDHVTIFNDLHFLMTSLGAKESGASQRLVEGLQQLAKKPEDNQQHQLARTIGVQMCQAMMEYDQGNYSQSVELLYPLRYRMVEIGGSDAQRDLFNLLLIHATMKSDNKHHQKLGRCLLVERDAVRPNSPLTDRLMQRAMALHV